The Burkholderia ambifaria AMMD genome has a segment encoding these proteins:
- a CDS encoding porin, with protein sequence MKSRAERSIRTAIVTGSAAVAGLAVGAAHAQSSVTMYGIMDAGIEYTNHAAPDGGNSFKLKSGNKNTSRWGLRGTEDLGGGLKAVFRLESGIDLANGASDDGPDSIFARRATVGLKGKWGEVSLGRNFTVTYDYMLPFDPMGYAQNYSWATSSMATGGRKDGLFTRSSNAVRYDGEFGGFKFGALYGFGNVPGSVKTSSKYDFALGYEAGPFAAVVTFDRQNGAADSVTPADTVNYIQGIHAGLSYDFGNLKTMAGYRNYRRTYHTSAANQLSDMYWVGGSYQFTPTFSLIAAVYHQNIKGGTDADPTLVSVRANYALSKRTVLYAAGAFAIAQHGQKVGVSRDFAGYGTTQVGVTAGIQQRF encoded by the coding sequence ATGAAGTCACGCGCAGAACGTTCGATTCGCACTGCTATCGTTACCGGCTCGGCTGCCGTCGCCGGCCTCGCAGTAGGCGCCGCGCACGCGCAGTCGTCGGTCACGATGTACGGGATCATGGATGCCGGCATCGAATACACGAACCATGCGGCACCCGACGGCGGCAATTCGTTCAAGCTGAAATCCGGCAACAAGAACACGTCGCGCTGGGGCTTGCGCGGCACCGAGGATCTCGGCGGCGGGCTGAAGGCCGTGTTCCGCCTCGAAAGCGGGATCGATCTCGCCAACGGTGCGTCCGACGACGGCCCCGACTCGATCTTCGCGCGCCGCGCGACGGTCGGCCTGAAAGGCAAGTGGGGCGAAGTCTCGCTCGGCCGCAACTTCACGGTCACCTACGACTACATGCTGCCGTTCGACCCGATGGGCTACGCGCAGAACTACTCGTGGGCGACTTCGTCGATGGCGACCGGCGGCCGCAAGGACGGCCTGTTCACGCGTTCGTCGAACGCCGTGCGCTACGACGGCGAATTCGGCGGCTTCAAGTTCGGCGCGCTGTACGGCTTCGGCAACGTACCGGGCAGCGTGAAGACCAGCTCGAAGTACGACTTCGCGCTCGGCTACGAGGCCGGCCCGTTCGCGGCGGTGGTCACGTTCGACCGGCAGAACGGCGCAGCCGACAGCGTCACGCCGGCCGATACCGTCAACTACATCCAGGGAATCCATGCGGGCCTGAGCTACGACTTCGGCAACCTGAAGACGATGGCCGGCTATCGCAACTATCGGCGCACGTATCACACGAGCGCCGCGAACCAGTTGAGCGACATGTATTGGGTCGGCGGGTCGTACCAGTTCACGCCGACGTTCTCGCTGATCGCGGCCGTCTATCACCAGAACATCAAGGGCGGCACGGATGCGGATCCGACGCTGGTGTCGGTGCGGGCGAACTATGCACTGTCGAAGCGCACGGTGCTGTATGCGGCCGGCGCGTTCGCGATCGCGCAGCATGGGCAGAAGGTCGGTGTGTCGCGCGATTTCGCCGGGTATGGCACCACGCAGGTGGGTGTGACGGCGGGGATTCAGCAGCGGTTCTGA
- a CDS encoding quinone oxidoreductase family protein, translating to MKAAVVTGAGESPVYMEFEVPHARPGHRAVDMTASALSRLAQGRASGTHYSSGSGYPFVVGVDGVGRLDDGQRVYIFGAPAPFGTMAERTIVPDAQCVPLPDGLDDITAAAIAIPGMSSWAALIERARFVTGETVLVNGATGTSGRLAVRIARHLGAAKVIATGRNAVALEALLSDGADAVVSLQQDDADLARALEPHFRAGVDVVLDYLWGTSAHALLITAARSAPDGRRLRFVQIGSIGGADVLLPGAVLRAKAIELMGSGLGSVSPAGLLAAVRGVFAAAGPARLTIDTRAVPLSAVGEHWNDTNSLVRTVFTMRDGA from the coding sequence ATGAAAGCAGCAGTCGTGACGGGCGCGGGCGAAAGCCCGGTCTATATGGAGTTCGAAGTACCGCACGCGAGGCCGGGCCACCGTGCGGTCGACATGACGGCGTCCGCGTTGAGCCGGCTCGCGCAGGGGCGCGCGTCGGGCACGCATTATTCGTCGGGAAGCGGCTATCCGTTCGTCGTCGGCGTCGACGGCGTGGGCCGGCTCGACGACGGGCAGCGCGTCTATATTTTCGGCGCCCCCGCGCCGTTCGGCACGATGGCCGAGCGCACGATCGTGCCCGACGCCCAGTGCGTGCCGCTGCCGGACGGGCTCGACGACATCACGGCCGCGGCGATCGCGATTCCCGGGATGTCGTCGTGGGCGGCGCTGATCGAACGCGCGCGCTTCGTTACGGGCGAGACGGTGCTCGTCAACGGTGCGACCGGAACGTCGGGCCGGCTCGCGGTGCGGATCGCCAGGCATCTCGGCGCGGCGAAAGTGATTGCGACGGGCCGCAACGCGGTTGCGCTGGAGGCATTGCTGAGTGACGGCGCGGACGCCGTCGTGTCGCTGCAGCAGGACGATGCTGATCTGGCGCGTGCGCTCGAACCGCATTTCCGCGCGGGGGTGGACGTCGTGCTGGACTATCTGTGGGGCACCAGTGCGCACGCGTTGCTGATCACGGCGGCGCGGTCGGCGCCCGATGGCCGGCGGCTGCGCTTCGTACAGATCGGCTCGATCGGCGGTGCGGACGTGCTGTTGCCGGGGGCCGTGCTGCGGGCGAAGGCAATCGAACTGATGGGCAGCGGCCTCGGCAGCGTGTCGCCGGCGGGGTTGCTGGCGGCCGTGCGCGGCGTGTTCGCCGCGGCCGGGCCGGCACGGCTGACGATCGACACGCGGGCGGTGCCGCTGTCGGCGGTCGGCGAACACTGGAACGATACGAACAGTCTCGTGCGCACGGTGTTCACGATGCGCGACGGTGCGTGA
- a CDS encoding AraC family transcriptional regulator, whose product MSDPLLPAHLITSDDGPFVVAAVLTQRDPRVTPSHTHARGQLVGAQSGLVTIGLDDQEWVVPAIHAIWIPPHYRHSLHSFGPISGWSAFVAEARCAALPDTPRAIRTTPLLREAVQRAASWGDSELDAAQARIADVILDEIVSSKAEALGLVRPQDPRLMKITDALAMDLADNRRLEEWADWAGIGARTMSRRFVAETGLTFAQWRQQARLLRALEKIADGVPVTTIALDLGYDNVSAFIDMFRRAMGTTPGKYMEAGRRAG is encoded by the coding sequence ATGTCCGATCCGTTGCTGCCTGCCCACCTCATCACGTCCGACGACGGCCCGTTCGTCGTGGCCGCCGTGCTGACGCAGCGCGACCCGCGCGTGACCCCGTCGCACACCCATGCGCGCGGCCAGTTGGTCGGCGCGCAGAGCGGGCTGGTGACGATCGGCCTCGACGATCAGGAGTGGGTCGTGCCGGCGATCCACGCAATCTGGATTCCGCCGCACTACCGGCATTCGCTGCACTCGTTCGGGCCCATTTCCGGCTGGTCGGCGTTCGTTGCCGAAGCGCGCTGCGCGGCATTGCCCGACACGCCGCGCGCGATCCGCACGACGCCGCTGTTGCGCGAGGCCGTGCAGCGCGCGGCGAGTTGGGGCGATTCGGAACTGGATGCCGCGCAAGCGCGGATCGCCGACGTGATCCTCGATGAAATCGTGTCGTCGAAGGCCGAAGCGCTGGGACTGGTTCGCCCGCAGGACCCGCGGCTGATGAAGATCACCGATGCACTTGCCATGGATCTCGCGGACAACCGGCGGCTGGAGGAATGGGCCGACTGGGCCGGCATCGGCGCGCGGACGATGAGCCGGCGCTTCGTCGCCGAGACGGGGCTGACGTTCGCGCAATGGCGTCAGCAGGCAAGGCTGCTGCGGGCGCTGGAGAAAATCGCCGACGGCGTGCCGGTCACGACGATCGCGCTCGATCTCGGCTACGACAACGTGAGCGCGTTCATCGACATGTTCCGGCGGGCGATGGGGACGACGCCGGGAAAATATATGGAAGCGGGACGGCGAGCGGGTTAA
- a CDS encoding ABC transporter ATP-binding protein, giving the protein MDKLIVDDLHLSYGANPILKGVSFELNAGEVVCLLGASGSGKTTLLRAVAGLEQPSDGRIQLDDRVFFDGARRVDLPVEQRSLGLVFQSYALWPHRTVADNVGYGLKLRRVAPAEQKRRVQAALDQLGLGHLAERFPHQLSGGQQQRVAIARALVYNPPVILLDEPLSNLDAKLREEARAWLRELIVSLGLSALCVTHDQTEAMAMSDRILLLRNGRIEQEGTPAELYGAPRSLYTAEFMGSNNRIDARVAAVDGERVTLAGDGWELQALARDTFTPGQDAQAVIRLERVQVADGPGANRLQADLVTSMYLGDRWEYLFHCGEMRLRAFGHVPRAAGTHWIEFPANDCWAFAKAG; this is encoded by the coding sequence ATGGATAAGCTCATCGTCGACGACCTGCATCTCAGCTACGGCGCCAACCCGATCCTCAAGGGCGTGTCGTTCGAACTGAACGCCGGCGAAGTCGTGTGCCTGCTCGGCGCGTCGGGCAGCGGCAAGACCACGCTGCTGCGTGCGGTGGCCGGCCTCGAACAGCCGTCCGACGGGCGCATCCAGCTCGACGACCGCGTGTTCTTCGACGGCGCGCGGCGCGTCGATCTGCCCGTCGAACAGCGTTCGCTCGGCCTCGTGTTCCAGTCGTACGCGCTGTGGCCGCACCGCACCGTCGCCGACAACGTCGGCTACGGGCTCAAGCTGCGCCGTGTGGCGCCGGCCGAACAGAAGCGCCGCGTGCAGGCCGCGCTCGACCAGCTCGGCCTCGGCCATCTCGCCGAACGCTTTCCGCACCAGTTGTCGGGGGGCCAGCAGCAGCGTGTCGCGATCGCGCGTGCGCTCGTCTACAACCCGCCGGTGATCCTGCTCGACGAGCCGCTGTCGAACCTCGATGCGAAGCTTCGCGAGGAGGCGCGTGCATGGCTGCGCGAGCTGATCGTGTCGCTCGGGCTGTCGGCGCTCTGCGTGACGCACGACCAGACCGAAGCGATGGCGATGTCCGACCGCATCCTGCTGCTGCGCAACGGCCGCATCGAGCAGGAAGGCACGCCGGCCGAGCTGTACGGCGCGCCGCGCTCGCTGTACACGGCCGAATTCATGGGCAGCAACAACCGCATCGACGCACGCGTGGCGGCCGTCGACGGCGAACGCGTGACGCTCGCCGGCGACGGCTGGGAGCTGCAGGCGCTCGCCCGCGATACGTTCACGCCGGGCCAGGACGCGCAGGCCGTGATTCGCCTCGAACGCGTACAGGTCGCCGACGGCCCGGGCGCGAACCGGCTGCAGGCCGACCTCGTCACGTCGATGTATCTCGGCGACCGCTGGGAATACCTGTTCCATTGCGGCGAGATGCGCCTGCGTGCGTTCGGCCACGTGCCGCGCGCGGCCGGCACGCACTGGATCGAATTCCCGGCCAACGACTGCTGGGCGTTCGCGAAAGCGGGCTGA
- the hpaI gene encoding 4-hydroxy-2-oxoheptanedioate aldolase, whose protein sequence is MQMPSNVFKAALARGDAQLGLWLGLANPYSAEVVAGAGFDWLLIDGEHAPNTVPTILAQLQAIAPYPSHPVVRVPWNDPVIVKQVLDLGAQTLLVPMVQSADEARAAVAATRYPPHGIRGVGSALARASRWNRVGDYLHRANDEMAVLVQVETRAGLDAIDAIARVEGVDGVFIGPADLAADLGHLGNPGHPDVQAAIDGAIRTIKAAGNAPGILSADEAAARRYLEAGALFVAVGVDTTLLARSAQALAERFKEKGEAVKTGDGTY, encoded by the coding sequence ATGCAGATGCCGTCCAATGTCTTCAAGGCCGCGCTCGCGCGCGGCGACGCGCAGCTCGGGCTGTGGCTCGGCCTCGCGAATCCGTACAGCGCGGAAGTCGTCGCGGGCGCCGGTTTCGACTGGCTGCTGATCGACGGCGAACATGCGCCGAACACGGTGCCGACGATCCTCGCGCAGTTGCAGGCGATCGCGCCGTATCCGTCGCATCCGGTCGTGCGCGTGCCGTGGAACGATCCGGTGATCGTCAAGCAGGTGCTCGATCTCGGCGCGCAGACGCTGCTCGTGCCGATGGTGCAGAGCGCGGACGAAGCGCGCGCGGCGGTGGCCGCGACGCGTTATCCGCCGCACGGGATTCGCGGCGTGGGCAGTGCGCTCGCGCGCGCGTCGCGGTGGAATCGCGTCGGCGATTACCTGCACCGCGCGAACGACGAGATGGCTGTGCTCGTGCAGGTCGAGACGCGCGCGGGGCTCGATGCGATCGATGCGATCGCGCGGGTCGAAGGCGTGGACGGCGTGTTCATCGGGCCGGCCGATCTTGCGGCCGATCTCGGGCATCTCGGCAATCCGGGGCACCCGGACGTGCAGGCCGCGATCGACGGTGCGATCCGCACGATCAAGGCGGCCGGCAACGCGCCGGGCATTCTGAGCGCGGATGAGGCGGCGGCGCGGCGGTATCTGGAAGCGGGGGCGCTGTTCGTCGCGGTCGGTGTGGATACGACGCTGCTGGCCAGAAGTGCGCAGGCGCTGGCGGAGCGGTTCAAGGAGAAGGGTGAGGCCGTGAAGACGGGCGACGGGACGTATTGA